Proteins from one Candidatus Roseilinea sp. genomic window:
- a CDS encoding hypothetical protein (possible pseudo, frameshifted) codes for MKQAHLLISAIVVTLIGGVWAPAPSVLAQSGDVVIARHSPSPPPSFTDEIIVKYRTPEKFRLLDADASAMAAQAAGQPVPPMHRLSDEAMQALSAQAGIALTHVREMSGEAHVLRLPEPMPYEAVARIAKQLEQLAEVEYASPSERMFIALTPNDPLYSQQWHYFAPAPGNYGANLPNAWNIITGSNSIVVAVVDTGILSGHPDLSGRTVGGYDFISNVTWANDGNGRDADASDPGDWASANECYPGSPSSNSSWHGTHVAGTIGARTNNATGVAGINWVSKILPVRVLGKCGGASSDIIDGGTLGGRPERARRAGQR; via the coding sequence ATGAAACAGGCTCATCTTTTGATATCGGCGATCGTTGTGACGCTCATCGGCGGCGTTTGGGCGCCGGCGCCGAGCGTCCTGGCCCAGAGCGGTGATGTCGTGATCGCACGACATTCCCCATCTCCCCCACCCTCTTTCACCGATGAGATCATCGTGAAGTACCGCACACCGGAGAAGTTCCGCCTGCTGGATGCCGACGCCAGCGCCATGGCGGCTCAGGCGGCTGGTCAGCCGGTGCCTCCGATGCACCGCTTGAGCGACGAAGCGATGCAAGCCCTCAGCGCGCAAGCCGGCATAGCGCTGACTCACGTGCGCGAGATGTCGGGCGAAGCTCACGTGTTGCGCTTGCCCGAGCCCATGCCTTACGAAGCCGTGGCGCGCATCGCCAAGCAACTCGAACAACTTGCCGAGGTCGAGTACGCTTCCCCCTCGGAGCGGATGTTCATCGCGCTCACGCCCAACGACCCGCTCTATTCCCAACAGTGGCATTACTTTGCCCCTGCGCCGGGCAACTATGGCGCCAATCTTCCCAACGCCTGGAACATCATCACCGGCTCGAACAGCATCGTGGTCGCCGTGGTGGACACCGGCATCCTCTCTGGGCATCCCGACTTGTCCGGGCGCACCGTGGGCGGCTACGATTTCATCAGCAACGTCACTTGGGCTAACGACGGCAACGGGCGAGATGCCGACGCCAGCGATCCAGGGGACTGGGCGAGCGCGAACGAATGCTACCCTGGGTCTCCTTCTTCAAACAGTAGCTGGCACGGCACGCACGTTGCCGGGACGATCGGGGCGCGCACAAACAACGCCACCGGCGTGGCAGGGATCAACTGGGTCTCGAAAATCCTGCCGGTGCGCGTGCTGGGCAAGTGCGGCGGGGCCTCCTCTGATATCATTGATGGGGGTACGCTGGGCGGCCGGCCTGAGCGTGCCCGGCGTGCCGGCCAACGCTAA
- a CDS encoding hypothetical protein (possible pseudo, frameshifted) codes for MGVRWAAGLSVPGVPANANPARAINLSLGGSGGCSSAWQNAINQAVSNGAVVVVAAGNSNAPAGNFTPASCANVITVAATNRNGSKAYYSNYGPAVEISAPGGETPSNTGDGVLSTLNNGATAPGAHSYKFYQGTSMAAPHVAGIASLMLSVKPALTPAQVLALLQSTATPFPSGSTCNTTNCGAGIVNAAAAVQAAQNSAPTTKRAYLPIARRQLASVGGIVNGNFEQGPNVGWTTSSNYTSCLICDQSNLPPIGPHGGNWAAWFGGVHNENAALKQTVTVPASAPYLGFWHAISSSDLCNDAYDVARVKVNGAEVTKFHLCTANNTTWTATSVNLSAYAGQSVLLEFTAKTDHVFYSSWFVDDIAFQTTP; via the coding sequence ATGGGGGTACGCTGGGCGGCCGGCCTGAGCGTGCCCGGCGTGCCGGCCAACGCTAACCCGGCCCGCGCCATCAACCTCAGCCTGGGCGGCAGCGGTGGTTGTTCGTCGGCGTGGCAAAACGCAATCAACCAAGCGGTAAGCAACGGCGCCGTCGTGGTCGTCGCCGCCGGAAACAGTAATGCGCCGGCCGGCAACTTCACGCCGGCCAGTTGCGCCAACGTGATCACCGTGGCTGCGACAAACCGCAACGGCAGCAAGGCATACTACAGCAACTACGGCCCTGCGGTTGAGATCAGCGCTCCGGGCGGTGAAACGCCCTCCAACACCGGCGACGGCGTGCTCTCGACATTGAACAACGGCGCCACCGCCCCCGGCGCACACAGCTACAAGTTCTACCAGGGCACGAGCATGGCGGCGCCGCACGTGGCGGGGATCGCCTCGCTCATGCTGTCGGTCAAACCCGCGCTCACGCCGGCCCAGGTGCTCGCCCTCTTGCAGAGCACTGCCACGCCCTTCCCCTCGGGCAGCACGTGCAACACCACCAACTGCGGGGCCGGGATCGTGAACGCCGCGGCAGCCGTCCAAGCAGCACAGAACAGCGCCCCCACGACGAAGCGCGCCTACCTGCCGATTGCGCGGAGGCAACTTGCTTCGGTCGGCGGGATCGTAAACGGCAACTTCGAGCAGGGTCCGAATGTGGGCTGGACGACCAGCTCAAACTACACTTCCTGCCTGATCTGTGATCAGAGCAATCTTCCACCGATCGGCCCACACGGCGGCAACTGGGCAGCGTGGTTCGGTGGCGTACACAACGAGAATGCTGCGCTCAAACAAACCGTCACTGTGCCTGCCAGCGCGCCTTACCTCGGCTTCTGGCATGCCATTTCTTCATCCGATTTGTGCAACGATGCCTACGACGTTGCGCGCGTCAAGGTGAACGGCGCCGAAGTGACGAAGTTCCACTTGTGCACCGCCAACAACACCACCTGGACGGCGACCTCGGTGAACTTGAGCGCTTACGCCGGCCAGTCCGTGCTCTTGGAATTCACCGCAAAGACCGACCATGTTTTTTACAGCAGTTGGTTTGTAGATGACATCGCATTCCAAACCACACCGTAA
- the gltX gene encoding glutamate--tRNA ligase, with the protein MSARARTRFAPSPTGDLHIGGVRTAIFSWLLARHTGGEFYLRIEDTDQERYVPGATRRILEAFDWLGLTLDGGPDHDELRAMRTDEDYPGALDDGEYKGIPGPFVQSHRLHLYKQWAEWLVENGYAYRANETPEELQRMRAEAQARKQTFIFREEMRLRTDVRADEPHVIRMRVLPRDGRTEFDDLIKGRLSFDNAQVDDQVLLKMDGFPTYHLAVVVDDHLQGVTHVLRGDDWLPSAPKHVLLYRYFGWPEPQWAHVPNVLGTDGKKLSKRHGAQSVFEFRDQGYIPEALINFLALLGWAPGGGDEQNVFTREELIAKFSMEGVGSSPAVFDYNKLDWLNGVHIRRLPVEDLAARLVPFLARAGILVDTPEQRARLLRIVPHVQERIKKLTDAAPLVDFFFGDIHPPPAEMLVGPKMDRLQSLEALRAARRVVATVEPFEDAPLEQALRALCQALGLKPTQLFTVVRNAVTGKPVTPPLFATMAILGRETCLQRLERAAAQLQAAA; encoded by the coding sequence ATGAGCGCCAGGGCGCGCACGCGCTTTGCCCCCTCCCCAACAGGCGACTTGCACATCGGCGGGGTGCGCACCGCGATCTTCAGTTGGTTGCTGGCCCGGCACACCGGCGGTGAGTTTTACCTGCGCATTGAGGACACCGACCAGGAGCGCTACGTCCCCGGCGCGACGCGGCGCATCCTGGAGGCGTTCGATTGGCTGGGCCTGACCCTCGATGGCGGCCCGGATCACGATGAGCTACGGGCCATGCGCACCGATGAGGACTACCCCGGCGCGCTCGACGATGGCGAATACAAGGGCATCCCCGGCCCGTTTGTGCAATCGCATCGCCTGCACCTTTACAAGCAGTGGGCGGAGTGGTTGGTGGAGAACGGCTACGCCTATCGCGCCAACGAAACGCCCGAGGAGCTTCAGCGCATGCGCGCAGAGGCGCAGGCGCGCAAGCAGACCTTCATCTTTCGCGAGGAGATGCGGCTGCGCACCGACGTGCGCGCCGATGAGCCGCATGTGATCCGCATGCGCGTTCTGCCGCGCGACGGCCGCACCGAGTTCGACGATCTAATCAAAGGCCGCCTGAGCTTCGACAACGCCCAAGTGGACGACCAAGTGTTGTTGAAGATGGATGGCTTCCCAACGTATCACCTGGCTGTGGTGGTGGATGACCATCTTCAGGGGGTCACCCACGTGCTGCGCGGCGACGATTGGCTGCCCAGCGCGCCTAAGCACGTGTTGCTGTATCGCTACTTTGGCTGGCCGGAGCCGCAGTGGGCGCACGTGCCCAACGTGCTGGGCACCGACGGCAAAAAGCTGAGCAAGCGCCATGGGGCGCAGAGTGTGTTTGAGTTCCGCGACCAGGGCTACATCCCCGAAGCGCTGATCAACTTCTTGGCCCTCTTGGGTTGGGCGCCGGGCGGCGGCGACGAGCAGAACGTCTTCACCCGCGAGGAGCTGATCGCCAAGTTTTCGATGGAGGGCGTCGGCAGCTCGCCGGCCGTGTTCGACTACAACAAGTTGGACTGGCTGAACGGCGTGCACATCCGGCGCCTGCCGGTAGAGGATTTGGCGGCGCGCCTTGTCCCCTTTCTGGCCCGCGCCGGCATCCTCGTGGACACGCCGGAGCAGCGCGCCCGGCTGCTGCGCATTGTGCCGCACGTCCAGGAGCGCATCAAAAAGCTCACCGATGCCGCGCCGCTGGTGGATTTCTTCTTCGGCGATATTCACCCCCCGCCGGCAGAGATGTTGGTCGGCCCGAAGATGGATCGGCTGCAATCGCTGGAGGCGCTGCGCGCGGCGCGTCGCGTGGTCGCCACGGTCGAGCCGTTTGAGGATGCGCCGCTGGAACAGGCCTTGCGCGCGCTGTGCCAGGCCTTGGGCTTGAAGCCGACGCAGCTCTTCACGGTGGTGCGCAACGCGGTCACCGGCAAACCCGTCACCCCGCCGCTCTTCGCCACCATGGCCATCTTGGGGCGCGAGACGTGCCTACAGCGGCTGGAGCGCGCCGCGGCGCAATTGCAGGCAGCCGCATGA
- a CDS encoding nucleoside-diphosphate kinase codes for MERTLIIIKPDGVQRALVGEVIRRFEARGLRIAGLKLMQISRELAEAHYAEHRGKPFFEGTVKFITSGPVVVMCLEGPHAIVAARQTMGATRPHEAAPGSIRADFGLDVSRNIVHGSDGPETAAREIALYFKPEELISYQRAGDVWLKE; via the coding sequence ATGGAGCGAACACTCATCATTATCAAGCCCGACGGCGTGCAGCGCGCGTTGGTCGGCGAAGTCATTCGACGGTTTGAAGCACGCGGCCTGCGCATTGCCGGCCTGAAGTTGATGCAAATTTCGCGCGAGCTGGCCGAGGCTCACTATGCGGAGCACCGCGGCAAGCCGTTCTTCGAGGGCACGGTGAAGTTCATCACCTCCGGGCCAGTGGTGGTGATGTGCCTAGAGGGGCCGCATGCGATTGTCGCAGCGCGCCAGACCATGGGCGCTACCCGTCCCCACGAAGCAGCGCCCGGCAGCATCCGCGCCGACTTTGGCCTGGATGTCTCGCGCAACATTGTGCACGGCAGCGATGGCCCCGAGACTGCTGCGCGCGAGATCGCGCTCTACTTCAAGCCGGAAGAGTTGATCAGCTACCAGCGCGCCGGAGACGTCTGGTTGAAGGAATGA